A genomic window from Candidatus Dadabacteria bacterium includes:
- a CDS encoding ATP-binding protein yields MIERHASHSLRKALGRQAAVALIGPRQVGKTTLALDIAGESGALYLDLEAREERAKLADPVLFLGAHEDRLVILDEVHRIPELFSELRGLIDQGRRRGMRTGRFLILGSASVDLLRQSGESLAGRIEYVELNPLSVLEAGGDDDSLNLLWVRGGFPDSFLAEDNDDSFAFRRNFIRTYLERDVQQFGWQIPAETLERLWTMLAHGQGTLLNISKLASGLSISARTVTGYIDLLADLLLVRRLRPFYVNVRKRLVKSPKVYVRDSGIVHALLGVTDYNSLAGHPVVGASWEGFVIENLLSVAPAGTRASFYRTSAGAEVDLVLELPGSLAPWAVEIKRSLRGALGKGFRNALKDIKPERSFVVTAGSDRYPVARNVEAIGLRKMAAVLKGQ; encoded by the coding sequence ATGATAGAACGTCATGCTTCCCACTCCCTAAGAAAAGCTCTCGGCCGACAAGCCGCCGTGGCGCTGATCGGCCCGCGTCAAGTCGGCAAAACGACCTTGGCGCTTGATATTGCCGGGGAGTCGGGGGCGCTGTACCTTGATCTCGAAGCGAGGGAAGAGCGTGCCAAGCTGGCTGACCCGGTACTGTTCCTAGGGGCGCACGAGGACCGTCTGGTTATTCTTGACGAGGTTCACCGCATACCGGAGCTTTTTTCCGAGTTGCGCGGCCTGATTGATCAGGGAAGACGCCGGGGGATGCGGACGGGACGCTTCCTGATCCTTGGGTCAGCATCGGTTGACTTGCTGAGACAATCGGGGGAAAGCCTTGCGGGGCGGATAGAATACGTTGAACTGAATCCGCTGAGCGTGCTTGAAGCGGGAGGGGATGACGATTCCCTGAATCTTCTCTGGGTGCGCGGCGGTTTTCCGGACAGTTTTTTAGCTGAAGACAATGACGACAGTTTCGCCTTCCGTCGCAACTTCATCCGCACCTACCTTGAGCGCGATGTGCAGCAGTTCGGATGGCAGATTCCGGCGGAGACCCTTGAGCGTCTGTGGACTATGCTTGCTCACGGACAGGGCACCTTGCTTAACATCTCGAAGCTTGCGTCCGGCCTTTCCATAAGTGCCCGTACCGTGACCGGCTATATAGACCTGCTGGCTGATCTGCTGCTGGTGCGCCGACTGCGGCCGTTTTACGTCAATGTACGAAAACGTCTCGTGAAGTCCCCGAAAGTTTATGTGCGCGACAGCGGGATAGTCCACGCCCTTCTGGGTGTAACGGATTACAATTCCCTTGCCGGTCACCCAGTCGTCGGAGCGAGCTGGGAGGGTTTCGTGATAGAGAACCTTCTGTCAGTTGCTCCTGCCGGAACCAGGGCGAGTTTTTACCGTACTTCTGCGGGGGCTGAGGTGGATCTTGTGCTTGAACTTCCCGGGAGCCTAGCTCCTTGGGCGGTCGAAATCAAACGCAGCCTCAGGGGGGCTCTCGGCAAGGGTTTTCGGAATGCTCTGAAAGACATCAAGCCCGAGCGATCCTTTGTGGTTACCGCCGGTTCTGACCGCTATCCGGTTGCCCGGAATGTCGAGGCGATCGGTCTTCGGAAAATGGCGGCAGTTCTAAAGGGGCAGTGA